The proteins below come from a single Alligator mississippiensis isolate rAllMis1 chromosome 2, rAllMis1, whole genome shotgun sequence genomic window:
- the MOK gene encoding MAPK/MAK/MRK overlapping kinase isoform X4 has product MNRRKKPLPEKRTMSYMYQLCKSLDHMHRNGIFHRDVKPENILIKQDTLKLGDFGSCRSVYSKQPYTEYISTRWYRAPECLLTDGYYSYKMDMWSAGCVFYEITSLHPLFPGSNELDQISKIHDIIGTPAKKILNKFKQSRAMSFHFPFKKGTGIPSLVPNLSPKGLTLMYAMIEYDPDERITARQALHHPYFRELRTADKKALTIQRKVRLIENTEGQEPIHLWPTSKESKGQHFLRQAQENPKRHHGPSCVIELPKLNVCGVTKLTSYPSPTFRSVFTTPVTHCEVPVLQPIKYIGTNCKSEKQKELKTSLKQCHLPTIERRDGRF; this is encoded by the exons GGAGGAAAAAGCCATTACCTGAAAAAAGAACAATGAGCTACATGTACCAGTTATGTAAATCCCTTGATCACATGCACAG AAATGGAATATTTCACAGAGATGTGAAACCAGAAAACATATTAATAAAG CAGGATACCCTGAAGTTAGGAGATTTTGGATCTTGTAGGAGTGTTTATTCCAAACAGCCATATACAGAATACATCTCAACACGCTGGTACCGAGCACCAGAGTGCCTGCTCACAGACGGCTACTATAGCTACAAAATGGACATGTGGAGTGCTGGCTGTGTTTTCTATGAAATTACAAG TTTACACCCTCTTTTTCCTGGATCCAATGAACTGGACCAAATATCAAAAATCCATGATATTATAGGCACCCCTGCTAAGAAAATTCTCAATAAGTTCAAACA GTCAAGAGCTATGAGTTTTCACTTCCCCTTTAAGAAAGGGACAGGAATACCTTCTCTTGTGCCTAATTTGTCCCCCAAAGGCCTCACTCTCATGTACGCAATGATAGAATATGATCCTGATGAGAGAATCACTGCCCGCCAGGCTTTACATCATCCTTATTTCCGAGAGCTGAG GACAGCAGATAAGAAAGCTTTGACCATACAGAGAAAAGTAAGATTAATAGAAAATACAGAGGGACAGGAGCCTATCCACCTGTGGCCTACTTCAAAGGAAAGCAAAGGACAG cactttctTAGGCAAGCCCAGGAAAATCCAAAACGACATCACGGACCTTCCTGTGTAATAGAATTACCAAAACTGAATGTTTGTGGAGTAACGAAGTTGACTTCTTATCCTAGTCCTACATTTCGTTCAGTTTTTACCACACCTGTAACACACTGCGAAGTACCCGTGTTGCAGCCTATTAAATATATCGGGACAAATTGCAAG tctgaaaaacagaaagaacTTAAGACTTCTTTGAAACAATGCCACTTACCTACTATAGAACGAAGAGATGGAAGATTTTGA
- the MOK gene encoding MAPK/MAK/MRK overlapping kinase isoform X2, whose translation MKQHFESIEQVNNLREIQALRRLNPHPNILMLHEVVFDKKSGSLALICELMDMNIYELIKGRKKPLPEKRTMSYMYQLCKSLDHMHRNGIFHRDVKPENILIKQDTLKLGDFGSCRSVYSKQPYTEYISTRWYRAPECLLTDGYYSYKMDMWSAGCVFYEITSLHPLFPGSNELDQISKIHDIIGTPAKKILNKFKQSRAMSFHFPFKKGTGIPSLVPNLSPKGLTLMYAMIEYDPDERITARQALHHPYFRELRTADKKALTIQRKVRLIENTEGQEPIHLWPTSKESKGQHFLRQAQENPKRHHGPSCVIELPKLNVCGVTKLTSYPSPTFRSVFTTPVTHCEVPVLQPIKYIGTNCKSEKQKELKTSLKQCHLPTIERRDGRF comes from the exons TATCGAACAAGTGAATAATCTGCGAGAAATACAAGCTCTGAGGCGTCTGAATCCACATCCAAATATTCTTATGTTACATGAGGTGGTTTT TGATAAAAAATCTGGCTCTCTTGCACTAATATGTGAACTTATGGACATGAATATTTATGAACTGATAAAAG GGAGGAAAAAGCCATTACCTGAAAAAAGAACAATGAGCTACATGTACCAGTTATGTAAATCCCTTGATCACATGCACAG AAATGGAATATTTCACAGAGATGTGAAACCAGAAAACATATTAATAAAG CAGGATACCCTGAAGTTAGGAGATTTTGGATCTTGTAGGAGTGTTTATTCCAAACAGCCATATACAGAATACATCTCAACACGCTGGTACCGAGCACCAGAGTGCCTGCTCACAGACGGCTACTATAGCTACAAAATGGACATGTGGAGTGCTGGCTGTGTTTTCTATGAAATTACAAG TTTACACCCTCTTTTTCCTGGATCCAATGAACTGGACCAAATATCAAAAATCCATGATATTATAGGCACCCCTGCTAAGAAAATTCTCAATAAGTTCAAACA GTCAAGAGCTATGAGTTTTCACTTCCCCTTTAAGAAAGGGACAGGAATACCTTCTCTTGTGCCTAATTTGTCCCCCAAAGGCCTCACTCTCATGTACGCAATGATAGAATATGATCCTGATGAGAGAATCACTGCCCGCCAGGCTTTACATCATCCTTATTTCCGAGAGCTGAG GACAGCAGATAAGAAAGCTTTGACCATACAGAGAAAAGTAAGATTAATAGAAAATACAGAGGGACAGGAGCCTATCCACCTGTGGCCTACTTCAAAGGAAAGCAAAGGACAG cactttctTAGGCAAGCCCAGGAAAATCCAAAACGACATCACGGACCTTCCTGTGTAATAGAATTACCAAAACTGAATGTTTGTGGAGTAACGAAGTTGACTTCTTATCCTAGTCCTACATTTCGTTCAGTTTTTACCACACCTGTAACACACTGCGAAGTACCCGTGTTGCAGCCTATTAAATATATCGGGACAAATTGCAAG tctgaaaaacagaaagaacTTAAGACTTCTTTGAAACAATGCCACTTACCTACTATAGAACGAAGAGATGGAAGATTTTGA
- the MOK gene encoding MAPK/MAK/MRK overlapping kinase isoform X3, which translates to MLHEVVFDKKSGSLALICELMDMNIYELIKGRKKPLPEKRTMSYMYQLCKSLDHMHRNGIFHRDVKPENILIKQDTLKLGDFGSCRSVYSKQPYTEYISTRWYRAPECLLTDGYYSYKMDMWSAGCVFYEITSLHPLFPGSNELDQISKIHDIIGTPAKKILNKFKQSRAMSFHFPFKKGTGIPSLVPNLSPKGLTLMYAMIEYDPDERITARQALHHPYFRELRTADKKALTIQRKVRLIENTEGQEPIHLWPTSKESKGQHFLRQAQENPKRHHGPSCVIELPKLNVCGVTKLTSYPSPTFRSVFTTPVTHCEVPVLQPIKYIGTNCKSEKQKELKTSLKQCHLPTIERRDGRF; encoded by the exons ATGTTACATGAGGTGGTTTT TGATAAAAAATCTGGCTCTCTTGCACTAATATGTGAACTTATGGACATGAATATTTATGAACTGATAAAAG GGAGGAAAAAGCCATTACCTGAAAAAAGAACAATGAGCTACATGTACCAGTTATGTAAATCCCTTGATCACATGCACAG AAATGGAATATTTCACAGAGATGTGAAACCAGAAAACATATTAATAAAG CAGGATACCCTGAAGTTAGGAGATTTTGGATCTTGTAGGAGTGTTTATTCCAAACAGCCATATACAGAATACATCTCAACACGCTGGTACCGAGCACCAGAGTGCCTGCTCACAGACGGCTACTATAGCTACAAAATGGACATGTGGAGTGCTGGCTGTGTTTTCTATGAAATTACAAG TTTACACCCTCTTTTTCCTGGATCCAATGAACTGGACCAAATATCAAAAATCCATGATATTATAGGCACCCCTGCTAAGAAAATTCTCAATAAGTTCAAACA GTCAAGAGCTATGAGTTTTCACTTCCCCTTTAAGAAAGGGACAGGAATACCTTCTCTTGTGCCTAATTTGTCCCCCAAAGGCCTCACTCTCATGTACGCAATGATAGAATATGATCCTGATGAGAGAATCACTGCCCGCCAGGCTTTACATCATCCTTATTTCCGAGAGCTGAG GACAGCAGATAAGAAAGCTTTGACCATACAGAGAAAAGTAAGATTAATAGAAAATACAGAGGGACAGGAGCCTATCCACCTGTGGCCTACTTCAAAGGAAAGCAAAGGACAG cactttctTAGGCAAGCCCAGGAAAATCCAAAACGACATCACGGACCTTCCTGTGTAATAGAATTACCAAAACTGAATGTTTGTGGAGTAACGAAGTTGACTTCTTATCCTAGTCCTACATTTCGTTCAGTTTTTACCACACCTGTAACACACTGCGAAGTACCCGTGTTGCAGCCTATTAAATATATCGGGACAAATTGCAAG tctgaaaaacagaaagaacTTAAGACTTCTTTGAAACAATGCCACTTACCTACTATAGAACGAAGAGATGGAAGATTTTGA
- the MOK gene encoding MAPK/MAK/MRK overlapping kinase isoform X1 yields the protein MNKYKLIGKIGEGTFSDVLKTQSLRDGNFYACKQMKQHFESIEQVNNLREIQALRRLNPHPNILMLHEVVFDKKSGSLALICELMDMNIYELIKGRKKPLPEKRTMSYMYQLCKSLDHMHRNGIFHRDVKPENILIKQDTLKLGDFGSCRSVYSKQPYTEYISTRWYRAPECLLTDGYYSYKMDMWSAGCVFYEITSLHPLFPGSNELDQISKIHDIIGTPAKKILNKFKQSRAMSFHFPFKKGTGIPSLVPNLSPKGLTLMYAMIEYDPDERITARQALHHPYFRELRTADKKALTIQRKVRLIENTEGQEPIHLWPTSKESKGQHFLRQAQENPKRHHGPSCVIELPKLNVCGVTKLTSYPSPTFRSVFTTPVTHCEVPVLQPIKYIGTNCKSEKQKELKTSLKQCHLPTIERRDGRF from the exons TATCGAACAAGTGAATAATCTGCGAGAAATACAAGCTCTGAGGCGTCTGAATCCACATCCAAATATTCTTATGTTACATGAGGTGGTTTT TGATAAAAAATCTGGCTCTCTTGCACTAATATGTGAACTTATGGACATGAATATTTATGAACTGATAAAAG GGAGGAAAAAGCCATTACCTGAAAAAAGAACAATGAGCTACATGTACCAGTTATGTAAATCCCTTGATCACATGCACAG AAATGGAATATTTCACAGAGATGTGAAACCAGAAAACATATTAATAAAG CAGGATACCCTGAAGTTAGGAGATTTTGGATCTTGTAGGAGTGTTTATTCCAAACAGCCATATACAGAATACATCTCAACACGCTGGTACCGAGCACCAGAGTGCCTGCTCACAGACGGCTACTATAGCTACAAAATGGACATGTGGAGTGCTGGCTGTGTTTTCTATGAAATTACAAG TTTACACCCTCTTTTTCCTGGATCCAATGAACTGGACCAAATATCAAAAATCCATGATATTATAGGCACCCCTGCTAAGAAAATTCTCAATAAGTTCAAACA GTCAAGAGCTATGAGTTTTCACTTCCCCTTTAAGAAAGGGACAGGAATACCTTCTCTTGTGCCTAATTTGTCCCCCAAAGGCCTCACTCTCATGTACGCAATGATAGAATATGATCCTGATGAGAGAATCACTGCCCGCCAGGCTTTACATCATCCTTATTTCCGAGAGCTGAG GACAGCAGATAAGAAAGCTTTGACCATACAGAGAAAAGTAAGATTAATAGAAAATACAGAGGGACAGGAGCCTATCCACCTGTGGCCTACTTCAAAGGAAAGCAAAGGACAG cactttctTAGGCAAGCCCAGGAAAATCCAAAACGACATCACGGACCTTCCTGTGTAATAGAATTACCAAAACTGAATGTTTGTGGAGTAACGAAGTTGACTTCTTATCCTAGTCCTACATTTCGTTCAGTTTTTACCACACCTGTAACACACTGCGAAGTACCCGTGTTGCAGCCTATTAAATATATCGGGACAAATTGCAAG tctgaaaaacagaaagaacTTAAGACTTCTTTGAAACAATGCCACTTACCTACTATAGAACGAAGAGATGGAAGATTTTGA